Proteins found in one Seonamhaeicola sp. S2-3 genomic segment:
- a CDS encoding BrxA/BrxB family bacilliredoxin, producing the protein MYPAELVKPMREDLTSVGFEELHTPEAVETALAKEGTTLVVVNSVCGCAAANARPGAKMSLQNEKKPDHIVTVFAGVDKEAVNKAREFMIPFPPSSPCMALFKNGELVHMLERHHIEGRPAELIAENLVDAYNEHC; encoded by the coding sequence ATGTATCCAGCAGAGTTAGTAAAACCAATGCGTGAAGATTTAACAAGCGTAGGTTTTGAAGAGTTACACACGCCAGAAGCAGTTGAAACTGCTTTAGCTAAAGAAGGTACTACTTTGGTTGTAGTAAATTCGGTTTGTGGTTGTGCCGCAGCAAATGCACGTCCTGGAGCTAAAATGAGCTTACAAAACGAAAAAAAACCAGACCACATTGTTACCGTTTTTGCAGGAGTTGATAAAGAAGCGGTTAATAAAGCTAGAGAGTTTATGATTCCGTTTCCTCCAAGCTCACCTTGTATGGCGTTATTTAAAAATGGTGAATTGGTACATATGCTAGAACGCCATCATATTGAAGGGCGTCCTGCAGAACTTATAGCAGAAAACTTAGTTGATGCTTATAACGAGCACTGCTAA
- a CDS encoding AraC family transcriptional regulator, whose amino-acid sequence MQKTFTEFSTNAILKLGDEELLKPYKTPKNPELYTFIRTQDVPAEIVVDSVPYTIAPNSIITLTTVQYFQYVSGSNLVVYQFNREFYCIKDHDQEVSCAGLLFFGNMHMPIIELNAKEHQKLNMLNDVFLEELETKDTIQAEMLRMLMARFIIIATRLLKAKEAFLETTSNAKIDLLREFNMLVESHFKTEHSVSFYADKLYKSPKTLSNTFAKLHTSPLQIIHERIVLEAKRLLIYTDKTAKEIAYDLGFEDASHLSRLFKKQTSFSPTEFKKMNKKAS is encoded by the coding sequence ATGCAAAAAACATTCACTGAATTTTCTACCAATGCTATTTTAAAACTAGGAGATGAAGAGCTTTTAAAACCCTATAAAACTCCAAAAAATCCAGAGTTATACACTTTTATTAGAACTCAAGATGTTCCAGCAGAAATTGTAGTAGACAGTGTTCCTTATACTATTGCTCCTAATAGTATTATAACCTTAACTACGGTACAATATTTTCAGTATGTTTCTGGTAGTAATTTGGTAGTGTATCAATTTAACAGAGAATTTTATTGTATTAAAGATCATGATCAAGAAGTTAGTTGCGCAGGACTTCTTTTCTTTGGAAATATGCATATGCCTATTATAGAACTTAATGCCAAAGAGCATCAAAAGTTAAATATGTTAAATGATGTTTTTTTAGAGGAACTTGAAACTAAAGATACCATACAAGCCGAAATGCTTAGAATGTTAATGGCAAGATTTATTATAATAGCTACACGATTATTAAAAGCTAAAGAGGCTTTTTTAGAAACCACTAGCAATGCAAAAATTGATTTACTTCGTGAATTTAATATGTTGGTAGAATCTCATTTTAAAACAGAGCATAGTGTATCGTTTTATGCAGATAAACTATATAAATCGCCCAAAACCTTATCAAACACATTTGCAAAATTACATACAAGTCCGTTACAAATTATACATGAGCGTATTGTGTTAGAAGCTAAACGCCTTTTAATCTACACCGATAAAACAGCCAAAGAAATAGCCTATGATTTAGGGTTTGAAGATGCTTCACATTTAAGCCGGTTATTTAAAAAACAAACTTCTTTTTCGCCCACAGAATTTAAAAAAATGAACAAAAAAGCTTCTTAG
- a CDS encoding carboxymuconolactone decarboxylase family protein produces the protein MSKINIPTREEVSPNNQAIFDNLKNSLGFVPNLFATYAHSETALENYLNFANAKTSLTAKEKEVVNLVVSEVNNCIYCLSAHTAIGKMNGFTDSQIFEIRSGNASFDNKLDALAKLAKNATENRGNTNQEILDNFFNAGYSKGNLIDVLVLVGEKTISNYIHSTTQVPVDFPLAKPLEPATV, from the coding sequence ATGAGTAAAATTAATATCCCAACAAGAGAAGAAGTAAGCCCAAATAATCAGGCTATTTTTGATAATTTAAAGAACTCCTTAGGGTTTGTTCCAAACTTATTTGCTACTTACGCACATAGTGAAACCGCATTAGAAAACTATTTAAATTTTGCTAATGCTAAAACCTCATTAACTGCAAAAGAAAAAGAAGTAGTAAACTTAGTAGTTAGCGAAGTAAATAACTGTATTTATTGTTTATCTGCACATACAGCCATTGGTAAAATGAACGGATTTACAGATTCTCAAATTTTTGAAATAAGAAGCGGAAATGCATCTTTTGATAACAAGTTAGATGCCTTGGCAAAATTAGCTAAAAACGCAACTGAAAACAGAGGAAATACAAATCAAGAAATTTTAGATAATTTCTTTAATGCCGGATATTCTAAAGGTAATTTAATTGATGTTTTGGTTTTAGTGGGAGAAAAAACCATTTCTAATTATATCCACAGTACCACTCAAGTACCAGTAGATTTTCCGCTAGCCAAACCTTTAGAGCCAGCAACAGTATAA
- the metG gene encoding methionine--tRNA ligase — MSKPKRYTVTTALPYTNGPIHIGHLAGVYVPADIYVRYLRLTGNDVAFIGGSDEHGVPITIKAKNEGVSPQDIVDKYHAIIKKSFEEFGITYDNYSRTSAPIHHKTASEFFKTLYDKGEFIEETSEQLYDEEAKQFLADRFVVGTCPKCGNEESYGDQCENCGTSHNATDLINPKSAITGNTPTLKQTKHWYLPLDKHEDFLREWILKGHKKDWKPNVYGQVKSWIDDGLRPRAVTRDLDWGIPVPVEGGEGKVLYVWFDAPIGYISSTKEWAEREGKDWEPYWKDKDTKLVHFIGKDNIVFHCIIFPSMLKAEGSYILPDNVPANEFLNLEGNKLSTSKNWAVWLPEYLKDFPGQQDVLRYVLNANAPETKDNDFTWKDFQARNNNELVAIFGNFINRVVVLTNKYYQGIVPTPSEFTQVDEETLAAVKAYPNVIASSIERYRFREAGQELMNLARLGNKYLADEEPWKMIKVDEARTQTIMYVALQIASALATLCEPFLPFTSVKLKNILCFSELDSETQWNDIPNKDVLLPAGHQIGKAELLFSKIEDKTIQEQLDKLEASKKANEAANKQVEPQKDTITFEDFTKLDIRVGTILEAEKMPKTKKLLKLKVDTGIDTRTIVSGIAESFSAEEVIGKKVTVLVNLAPRALRGVESQGMILMTETPDGKLVFVNPDDAEVENGLQIS, encoded by the coding sequence ATGAGTAAACCAAAACGATATACAGTTACAACCGCATTGCCCTATACAAATGGCCCTATTCATATTGGGCATTTAGCAGGTGTTTATGTGCCAGCAGATATTTATGTACGCTATTTACGTTTAACAGGAAATGATGTAGCCTTTATTGGAGGAAGTGATGAGCATGGGGTGCCTATTACTATTAAAGCAAAAAACGAAGGGGTGTCGCCACAAGATATTGTAGATAAATATCATGCTATTATTAAAAAATCGTTTGAAGAATTTGGTATTACTTACGATAATTATTCGCGTACATCGGCACCAATTCATCATAAAACTGCTTCGGAGTTCTTTAAAACACTATATGATAAGGGTGAATTTATTGAAGAAACTTCAGAACAATTATACGATGAGGAAGCTAAACAGTTTTTAGCTGATAGGTTTGTAGTGGGTACTTGCCCAAAATGTGGTAATGAAGAAAGTTATGGTGATCAATGTGAAAATTGCGGAACCAGTCATAATGCTACCGATTTAATTAATCCTAAATCGGCCATTACAGGGAACACGCCTACCTTAAAACAAACAAAACACTGGTATTTACCTTTAGATAAACACGAAGATTTTTTAAGAGAGTGGATTTTAAAAGGACATAAAAAAGATTGGAAACCTAATGTTTACGGACAAGTAAAATCGTGGATAGATGATGGTTTACGTCCTAGAGCAGTAACTCGCGATTTAGATTGGGGAATTCCCGTACCTGTTGAAGGTGGCGAGGGCAAAGTGCTTTATGTTTGGTTTGATGCGCCTATAGGCTACATATCTTCAACAAAAGAATGGGCAGAACGCGAAGGAAAAGATTGGGAACCCTACTGGAAAGATAAAGATACCAAATTAGTGCATTTTATTGGGAAAGATAATATTGTGTTTCACTGTATTATTTTTCCATCTATGTTAAAAGCAGAAGGAAGTTATATTTTACCAGATAATGTACCAGCCAATGAGTTTTTAAATTTAGAAGGTAATAAACTGTCAACTTCTAAAAATTGGGCGGTTTGGTTGCCAGAATATTTAAAAGATTTTCCTGGTCAGCAAGATGTACTGCGTTATGTATTAAATGCTAATGCCCCAGAAACTAAGGATAACGATTTTACTTGGAAAGATTTTCAAGCTAGAAATAATAACGAATTAGTGGCTATTTTTGGTAATTTCATTAATCGTGTGGTGGTATTAACTAACAAATATTACCAAGGTATAGTGCCAACACCTAGTGAGTTTACACAGGTTGATGAAGAAACCTTGGCTGCCGTAAAAGCATATCCAAATGTTATAGCAAGCTCTATAGAACGTTACCGCTTTAGAGAAGCAGGGCAAGAACTCATGAATTTAGCGCGCTTAGGAAACAAATATTTAGCCGATGAAGAGCCTTGGAAAATGATTAAGGTAGATGAAGCCAGAACACAAACCATTATGTATGTGGCGCTTCAAATAGCCAGTGCTTTGGCAACCTTGTGCGAACCATTTTTGCCGTTTACTTCTGTAAAGCTTAAAAACATTCTTTGTTTTTCTGAACTTGATTCAGAAACGCAATGGAATGATATTCCAAATAAAGATGTGCTGTTACCTGCGGGTCATCAAATAGGAAAGGCAGAATTGCTATTCTCTAAAATTGAAGATAAAACCATTCAAGAGCAGCTAGATAAATTAGAAGCTAGTAAAAAAGCAAACGAAGCTGCTAATAAACAGGTAGAACCACAAAAAGACACCATTACTTTTGAAGATTTTACCAAGTTAGACATTCGTGTAGGTACTATTCTTGAAGCCGAAAAAATGCCTAAAACCAAAAAACTTTTAAAATTAAAGGTTGATACAGGTATTGATACCAGAACCATTGTTTCTGGAATTGCCGAAAGTTTTTCAGCCGAAGAAGTTATTGGTAAAAAAGTAACCGTTTTAGTAAATCTAGCACCCAGAGCTTTACGTGGTGTAGAAAGTCAAGGTATGATTTTAATGACTGAAACTCCCGATGGTAAATTGGTGTTTGTAAACCCTGATGATGCTGAGGTTGAAAATGGGTTACAGATAAGCTAA
- a CDS encoding LD-carboxypeptidase: MKQPPYLKVGDTVAIVAPAGILKNRTYEIEQAKALLKSWGLHAKVGNYVFNKENHFAGTDDERCEDFQNALDNPKISAIWCARGGYGSVRILDKLDWSKFESSPKWIIGYSDITAIHNQVHNLGVQSLHAMMCTSLQDTPETIAETISTFKAALFGETLNYTLKGSKYNKIGSVTAPLVGGNLTILHSMLGSKTSIDTSGKILFIEEIGEYKYHIDRMFQSLKRAGYFNNCKGVIIGDMTKIKKNTTPWGTSIEQLILDALSEYNFPIAFNMPAGHEKDNRALILGRTITLTVKKEQSTIIFKN; the protein is encoded by the coding sequence TTGAAACAACCACCATATTTAAAAGTTGGCGATACGGTTGCCATTGTAGCACCTGCTGGAATTTTAAAAAACCGAACATATGAAATAGAACAAGCAAAAGCACTACTTAAAAGCTGGGGGCTACATGCCAAAGTTGGTAACTATGTTTTTAATAAAGAAAATCACTTTGCTGGAACTGATGATGAGCGTTGTGAAGATTTTCAAAATGCTTTAGATAACCCTAAAATTAGTGCTATTTGGTGTGCAAGAGGTGGATACGGATCGGTTAGAATTCTAGATAAATTAGATTGGTCTAAGTTTGAAAGCAGTCCAAAATGGATTATTGGCTACAGTGATATTACCGCTATTCATAACCAAGTACATAATTTAGGTGTACAATCGCTTCATGCCATGATGTGTACCAGCCTTCAAGACACTCCCGAAACTATAGCAGAAACTATTAGCACTTTTAAAGCTGCTTTGTTTGGTGAAACTTTAAACTACACCTTAAAAGGTTCAAAATACAATAAAATAGGCAGTGTAACAGCACCTCTTGTTGGTGGAAATTTAACTATTTTACACAGTATGTTAGGATCTAAAACAAGTATAGATACCTCTGGAAAAATTCTATTTATTGAAGAAATTGGCGAATACAAATATCATATAGATCGTATGTTTCAAAGTTTAAAACGTGCAGGTTATTTTAATAACTGTAAGGGCGTTATAATTGGTGATATGACTAAGATTAAAAAAAACACAACACCTTGGGGCACTTCTATTGAACAATTAATATTAGATGCCCTTTCTGAATACAATTTCCCCATAGCTTTTAATATGCCTGCCGGTCATGAAAAAGACAATAGGGCTTTAATTTTGGGGAGAACAATTACGTTAACCGTAAAAAAAGAACAATCAACTATTATTTTCAAGAATTAA
- a CDS encoding HD domain-containing protein — protein MLQEEDIIDKTKDFVKETLFGAEGGHDWFHTLRVYNNALLIAKNEPVNILVVSLGALLHDIADSKFYDGDETVGPKIAREFLFKHNVDSAVIEHVINIIENISFKGGNETQKFKSVELDVIQDADRLDAIGAVGIARCFNYGGYKNRPLYNPDIAPNLNMTKEEYKASTAPTINHFYEKLLLLKDRMNTKTGRQLAESRHAFMELFLKQFYNEWNGKV, from the coding sequence ATGCTTCAAGAAGAAGATATTATAGATAAAACCAAAGATTTTGTAAAAGAAACCCTTTTTGGTGCAGAGGGTGGACATGATTGGTTTCACACATTAAGAGTGTACAACAATGCTTTGTTAATAGCTAAAAATGAACCTGTTAATATTTTGGTTGTGTCTTTAGGTGCACTTTTACATGATATAGCAGACAGTAAATTTTATGATGGCGATGAAACTGTAGGTCCTAAAATAGCGAGAGAATTTTTATTTAAACACAACGTAGATTCTGCTGTAATTGAACATGTTATTAATATCATTGAAAACATTTCATTTAAAGGAGGCAATGAAACGCAAAAATTTAAATCGGTAGAATTAGATGTTATTCAGGATGCCGATAGGTTAGATGCTATAGGAGCCGTTGGTATTGCCCGATGTTTTAATTATGGTGGGTATAAAAACAGGCCGCTTTACAACCCAGATATTGCTCCAAACCTTAATATGACTAAAGAAGAGTATAAAGCTTCAACAGCACCAACAATTAATCATTTTTATGAAAAATTACTACTTCTTAAAGACAGGATGAATACTAAAACTGGCAGGCAATTAGCCGAAAGCAGACATGCTTTTATGGAACTTTTTTTAAAGCAGTTTTATAACGAATGGAATGGAAAAGTCTAA
- a CDS encoding 1-acyl-sn-glycerol-3-phosphate acyltransferase has product MLKIISYPLTIIYYFCFLLTLIIFHPIQWFCFNVFGYQAHKKSVDILQFFLLKCTHILGTRFSFDNPYQINTNQPLIIVANHQSMYDISPIMWYMRKHHTKFISKMELGKGIPSVSYNLRHGGSVLIDRKNPRQSLPAIMKFGEYIEANNRAAVIFPEGTRSKNGEPKPFQTKGLEILFKKIPSALVVPISINNSWKMFKYGKFPMGLGNHIKFKVHKPIELSTFVDKKELINSIETTIKDNIHP; this is encoded by the coding sequence ATGCTTAAAATAATATCATACCCGCTTACTATAATTTATTATTTCTGTTTTTTATTAACACTTATAATATTTCACCCTATCCAATGGTTTTGTTTTAATGTGTTTGGGTATCAAGCTCATAAAAAAAGTGTTGACATCCTGCAGTTTTTCTTATTAAAATGTACCCACATTTTAGGCACAAGATTTTCATTTGACAATCCGTACCAAATAAACACAAACCAACCTTTAATTATTGTAGCCAACCATCAAAGTATGTATGATATATCGCCTATTATGTGGTATATGAGAAAACATCATACTAAATTTATAAGTAAAATGGAATTGGGAAAAGGCATACCCAGTGTTTCGTATAATTTACGTCATGGCGGATCTGTTTTAATAGACCGAAAAAACCCTAGACAGTCTTTACCCGCCATCATGAAATTTGGTGAATATATTGAAGCTAACAATAGAGCTGCTGTTATTTTTCCTGAAGGAACAAGAAGTAAAAACGGTGAACCCAAACCCTTTCAAACTAAAGGTTTAGAAATATTATTTAAAAAAATACCATCGGCATTGGTGGTGCCCATTTCTATTAATAATTCTTGGAAAATGTTTAAGTACGGAAAATTTCCAATGGGGCTAGGAAATCACATAAAGTTTAAAGTACATAAACCTATAGAATTATCTACCTTTGTAGATAAAAAAGAGCTTATCAATAGTATTGAAACTACTATTAAAGATAATATACACCCTTAA
- a CDS encoding DUF805 domain-containing protein, with the protein MTHTNFEIKPLSSQDRSKLRKQYLFAVLFLLVASAIFSFIYFFVIKPDNFSGIPIVIFSIFLLFFAGIISYLFWNTYIDLKRGIKHCYTGVVTDKRIDKHTTNSRNYNTRIGTNTRHKSSRTYYYITIDNKEHSVPFSKYTKVNVNDKVYLESSPKNKEVLTFTVLEKNQNPVTPTVNTSYSTLFKSKSITKPMSQSEIDLVKKSFFKKVRRALIYITIYSILLFMLWLGIFLFLIPVIIAFTYTSIKLLILINNYAKFNRNGRLKNITTVQVTDKLTMTSNTNSTKFRVTTNVENIDVSQKIYNKLKTNDIIELHKATFLKNLVGVSINEGTQYLENL; encoded by the coding sequence ATGACGCATACAAATTTTGAAATAAAACCACTATCCTCTCAAGATAGAAGTAAACTTAGAAAGCAGTACCTATTTGCTGTTTTGTTCTTACTTGTTGCAAGTGCTATATTTTCTTTCATCTATTTTTTTGTGATAAAACCCGATAATTTCAGTGGGATTCCTATAGTGATATTTTCAATATTTCTGCTATTTTTTGCAGGTATTATTTCATATCTATTCTGGAATACTTATATCGATTTAAAACGAGGTATTAAACACTGTTATACAGGTGTCGTTACCGACAAACGTATAGACAAACACACAACTAACTCTAGAAATTATAATACCAGAATAGGCACAAATACAAGACACAAGTCTAGCAGAACCTATTATTATATTACTATTGATAATAAAGAACACAGTGTGCCCTTTTCAAAATACACAAAAGTAAACGTAAACGATAAAGTATATTTAGAGTCTAGTCCTAAAAACAAAGAAGTTTTAACATTTACTGTTTTAGAAAAAAATCAAAATCCGGTTACCCCAACTGTCAACACTTCTTATTCTACCTTATTTAAAAGTAAAAGTATTACTAAGCCAATGAGCCAAAGTGAAATTGATTTAGTAAAAAAAAGCTTCTTTAAAAAAGTAAGGCGAGCATTAATTTACATCACTATTTACAGCATTTTATTGTTTATGCTTTGGCTAGGAATCTTCCTTTTTTTAATTCCTGTAATAATAGCCTTTACTTATACTTCAATTAAACTGCTTATTCTAATTAACAACTATGCAAAATTTAACAGAAACGGAAGGCTAAAAAACATAACTACGGTACAAGTAACCGATAAATTAACCATGACTTCTAATACTAATTCAACTAAATTTAGAGTGACAACAAATGTTGAAAATATTGATGTTTCACAAAAAATATACAACAAACTAAAGACAAACGATATTATAGAATTACACAAAGCAACCTTTCTTAAAAACTTAGTAGGTGTTAGTATTAATGAAGGCACACAATATTTAGAAAATTTATGA
- a CDS encoding TerB family tellurite resistance protein, whose amino-acid sequence MSFSKWIGGALGWSFGGPIGAIIGVALGSIVDAVANGNADTLLGEDKRQRRTTYSSRTQRPQTQSGDFEVSLLILASIVIKADGKQDQRELDYVRQQFASMYGKARANRAFQLFKGISKQKISTRQVCLQIKQMMDHPSRLQLVHFLFGIAKADGIVTQDEERQIQIIAGYLGINVRDYESIKAMFYSSSDNAYKVLEISKGASVEEIKKAYRKMAKKYHPDRVRHLGKEHQEGAEEKFRQVQEAYEQLQKELRF is encoded by the coding sequence ATGAGTTTTTCAAAATGGATAGGAGGTGCCTTAGGATGGTCTTTTGGAGGTCCTATAGGTGCTATTATTGGAGTAGCCTTAGGAAGCATTGTAGATGCTGTTGCTAATGGGAATGCAGATACCCTTTTAGGTGAGGATAAACGCCAAAGAAGAACCACATACAGTAGCAGAACCCAGCGGCCACAAACCCAATCGGGCGATTTTGAAGTAAGTTTATTGATTTTAGCTTCTATTGTTATTAAAGCCGATGGGAAACAAGACCAACGCGAGTTAGATTATGTACGCCAGCAGTTTGCTAGTATGTATGGTAAAGCGCGTGCAAATCGTGCATTTCAGTTATTTAAAGGCATTAGTAAACAAAAGATATCTACACGTCAAGTTTGTTTACAAATAAAGCAAATGATGGATCACCCATCACGTTTGCAATTGGTACACTTTTTATTTGGAATAGCTAAAGCCGATGGTATAGTAACCCAAGATGAAGAACGCCAAATACAAATAATAGCAGGTTATTTAGGTATTAATGTAAGAGATTATGAGAGTATTAAAGCTATGTTTTACAGCAGTAGTGATAATGCTTATAAGGTTTTAGAAATTTCAAAAGGAGCCTCTGTTGAAGAGATTAAAAAAGCATACCGAAAAATGGCCAAAAAATATCATCCTGATAGAGTACGCCATTTAGGAAAAGAACATCAAGAGGGCGCCGAAGAAAAATTTAGGCAAGTGCAAGAAGCCTATGAACAATTACAGAAAGAATTAAGGTTTTAA
- a CDS encoding cupredoxin domain-containing protein, whose translation MKKVVSILVIVLAFTINAQAQEVKTIALEQTKGEFTQKSITVNEGTYVFAVANNNVGKDVGLVLVPKGKDASKPENHIQSAYVTQVVKNGETQTSKATKLSKGEYVYFCPLNPTPQYTLTVK comes from the coding sequence ATGAAAAAAGTAGTATCAATTTTAGTAATAGTTTTAGCATTTACAATTAATGCCCAAGCACAAGAAGTTAAAACCATAGCTTTAGAACAAACAAAAGGTGAGTTTACACAAAAATCTATAACGGTTAACGAGGGTACTTATGTATTTGCTGTGGCTAACAACAATGTTGGTAAAGATGTTGGTTTAGTACTTGTTCCTAAAGGAAAAGATGCCAGTAAACCAGAAAACCATATACAGTCGGCTTATGTAACACAAGTTGTGAAAAATGGTGAAACTCAAACCTCAAAAGCCACCAAATTATCTAAGGGCGAATACGTTTATTTTTGTCCGTTAAATCCAACACCACAATATACACTTACAGTTAAGTAA
- a CDS encoding acyl-ACP desaturase: MSLKNVRLEVMQFLEKDVDKLIEKYLIPIEKIWQPTDFLPNSEHDTFFDEVTEIRELSKELPYDFWVVLVGDMITEEALPTYESWLMDVEGVNQRDRESSWAKWVRHWTGEENRHGDVLNKYLYLSGRVNMREIEKTTQYLIADGFDIGTNRDPYKNFVYTSFQELATYISHNRVAKIAREKGNKQLAKMCRIISGDEMRHHNAYSEFVERIFKIDPSQMMMAFHYMMKQKITMPAHFLRESGGKISTAFEEFSNTAQRIGVYTSKDYVDILQKLINRWEIDKITNLTDEAEKARDYLMKLPDRMLRLAERVKIPENSFEFKWVEPVIAK, from the coding sequence ATGTCATTAAAGAATGTTCGTTTGGAAGTCATGCAGTTTTTAGAAAAAGATGTTGACAAATTAATTGAAAAGTATTTAATTCCTATTGAAAAAATTTGGCAACCAACAGATTTTCTTCCTAATTCAGAGCATGATACATTCTTTGATGAAGTTACCGAGATTAGAGAACTGTCAAAAGAATTACCATATGATTTTTGGGTAGTTTTAGTTGGTGATATGATTACCGAAGAAGCGCTACCCACCTATGAATCTTGGTTAATGGATGTTGAAGGTGTTAACCAAAGAGACCGAGAAAGTTCTTGGGCTAAATGGGTAAGACATTGGACGGGAGAAGAAAACAGACATGGTGATGTACTAAATAAATACTTATACCTTTCTGGTAGAGTTAATATGCGTGAAATTGAAAAAACCACACAATACTTAATTGCAGATGGTTTTGATATTGGCACTAATAGAGATCCTTATAAAAACTTTGTATATACTAGTTTTCAAGAATTAGCCACCTATATTTCGCATAACCGAGTTGCCAAAATAGCAAGAGAAAAAGGAAATAAGCAACTGGCAAAAATGTGTAGAATTATTTCTGGCGATGAAATGCGTCATCATAATGCCTACTCTGAATTTGTAGAGCGTATTTTTAAAATAGACCCTAGCCAAATGATGATGGCTTTTCATTACATGATGAAACAAAAAATTACCATGCCTGCACATTTTTTAAGAGAATCTGGAGGTAAAATAAGTACTGCTTTTGAAGAATTTTCTAATACTGCCCAACGTATTGGTGTTTACACCTCAAAAGATTACGTAGATATTTTACAAAAGCTAATTAACCGGTGGGAAATTGATAAAATAACAAACCTTACCGATGAGGCAGAAAAAGCAAGAGACTATTTAATGAAATTACCAGACCGTATGTTGCGCCTTGCTGAAAGAGTGAAAATTCCAGAAAACTCATTTGAGTTTAAGTGGGTTGAACCTGTTATTGCAAAATAA